A single window of Ischnura elegans chromosome 8, ioIscEleg1.1, whole genome shotgun sequence DNA harbors:
- the LOC124163558 gene encoding dimethyladenosine transferase 1, mitochondrial: MAVFTFNRGLLMRKIGRVCTCSAPMRSIRLPPMPTIRDLLLLYKLQAQKRLSQNFLLDLRLINKIAKASSFKSRPLQGFHAVEVGPGPGGITRALLNNGADHITVIEKDPRFKPLLEMLAEASEGRLTIYWGDVLSFDMSKMFPEEMRLDWAEGELYLDQEREEWTVQEEEETWRPHRGQRVKGRIPKMLLVGNLPFNISTPLVVRWMKDISNRANIWSYGRVPLTLTFQKEVAERIVAKVGEEQRCRLSVMCQNWCYVDHKFDISGSAFIPKPKVDVGVVRLVPRPEPIIPLPFAMVEKVLRTFFSYRQKFIKHAAANLFPPCKGDEGSKFPSREDMVDEFFLISGVNPNIRAFRTTLEEFKRLCGAYQKMCERYPGVEKFEYRGPKGLDFTDDFDEEKLEKKWEGFDDAVGKFDQKLYSSVHQ, encoded by the exons ATGGCCGTTTTCACTTTTAATCGTGGTTTGTTGATGAGGAAAATTGGCAGAGTTTGTACGTGCTCTGCACCCATGAGAAGTATTCGCCTGCCTCCCATGCCCACGATTAGAGACCTGCTTCTATTGTACAAACTTCAGGCTCAGAAACGCCTATCTCAGAACTTCCTCCTAGACTTGCGGCTCATCAATAAAATAGCAAAGGCTTCATCATTCAAGTCAAGGCCCTTGCAAGGCTTTCATGCAGTGGAGGTTGGACCAGGTCCAGGTGGAATCACCAGGGCTCTGCTGAATAATGGGGCTGATCATATAACTGTAATCGAGAAGGATCCCCGCTTCAAGCCTCTTCTCGAG ATGCTGGCAGAAGCTTCAGAAGGAAGGCTGACAATATATTGGGGAGATGTATTGAGCTTTGACATGAGCAAGATGTTCCCGGAGGAGATGAGGTTGGATTGGGCCGAGGGTGAGCTCTACCTCGACCAAGAGCGTGAGGAGTGGACAGTGCAAGAAGAAGAGGAAACGTGGCGCCCCCACCGTGGCCAGCGCGTCAAAGGCAGGATACCTAAGATGCTCCTCGTCGGAAATCTCCCCTTCAACATATCAACCCCCCTTGTCGTCCGATGGATGAAAGATATCTCAAACAG GGCAAATATCTGGTCTTATGGGAGGGTCCCATTGACCTTGACCTTTCAGAAGGAAGTGGCGGAAAGGATAGTGGCCAAAGTGGGAGAGGAGCAACGCTGTCGACTTTCTGTGATGTGTCAGAACTGGTGCTACGTGGACCACAAATTTGATATATCAG GCTCTGCTTTCATCCCCAAACCTAAAGTGGATGTTGGAGTTGTTCGCCTTGTCCCTCGCCCAGAACCCATCATTCCTCTTCCCTTTGCAATGGTTGAAAAAGTTCTCCGAACTTTCTTCTCGTATCGACAGAAGTTCATCAAACATGCTGCTGCTAACCTCTTCCCACCATGCAAAGGAG ATGAGGGCTCCAAATTTCCTTCAAGAGAGGATATGGTGGATGAATTCTTTCTAATCAGTGGTGTTAACCCAAATATCCGTGCATTCAGGACAACCCTAGAGGAGTTTAAACGATTGTGTGGTGCTTATCAGAAAATGTGTGAAAGGTATCCAGGTGTGGAGAAGTTTGAATATCGGGGCCCCAAAGGGCTGGACTTCACAGATGACTTTGATGAAGAGAAGTTAGAGAAGAAGTGGGAAGGATTTGACGATGCCGTGGGAAAATTTGATCAGAAACTGTACAGTTCTGTGCATCAGTAG
- the LOC124163559 gene encoding cytochrome c oxidase assembly factor 3, mitochondrial, whose product MLLTLLKMAMKDDGAEMPKVDRSNLGRTDLGYIRQVEEQTRKRAERLQKMRRGNLITGFALTAGVFGIYIYSIVAVKQEKFLDDFEPPVLEPKEK is encoded by the exons ATGCTGTTAACTTTACTGAAAATG GCTATGAAAGATGACGGCGCTGAGATGCCTAAAGTAGATCGATCAAACCTCGGGCGCACAGACCTTGGATACATTCGTCAAGTCGAAGAGCAAACGCGAAAGAGGGCAGAGCGTTTGCAGAAAATGAGGAGGGGAAATTTGATCACTGGCTTTGCACTTACTGCTGGTGTCTTTGGAATATACATCTACTCTATTGTTGCTGTCAAGCAAGAGAAATTTTTAGACGACTTTGAACCACCAGTGCTGGAGCCGAAGGAAAAGTGA